In Sciurus carolinensis unplaced genomic scaffold, mSciCar1.2, whole genome shotgun sequence, the sequence CTGCCAGCTACCGAGGGGCAGGGGGACAGTCTCCTGTGGGCTTGGGGCGGGGGCTTAGCCTTGCCCGTGTGCTGCTGCTTCTCCAGGGCTGGAGGCCTGGGTGTGGCAGGAGGTGTGTGTGCAGCCTGCCCGCGTGGGGAGCCGAGGCTGTGGGTGATGCCCAGGGCAGAGCTCGAGTTGTGGTCCTGGGATGGAGCAGGGCTGTGGGCTGCCGGGTCAGGGCTCAGCACAGAGGCTGGGAGGCCTTGACTCAGCGTGGAGCAGGCTCTGCCTGGACGTCTGTGCACCTGGGCAGGGGCCTGGTGGACACGTTCAGGGGTTGCATCTGCTGTGGGGGACGTGGGGCCCAGCAGGCCTGAGCTTGGAGGAAGGAGGCACAAGGGGCTGGGCAGGAGGTCCATGCCTGCGAGGGGAGGAGGACGGCCCCTCCTGGGTCGTGAGGCTGGGGGATCAGCTTCCCGGCCTTCCTGTGAAGAGCGAGGATCCCCTGCAGTGGCTTCACTGGGAACCGTCTGGTCACTCTGGTGGCCAGTCCTGCCCCTCCCATGGCTGAAAGACCCCACCTGGATCACCAGGGCAGCTGTTCAGGCtgcagagggcagggaggaaggagcaaGCCAAGGCCCGCCGCTGAGGGCACAGACCCATGGGGCACCCCCAGCTGGCGACAGCAGAGGGGGTCCCCAGGCCAGGGAGGGGTGCAGACGCACATCAGCGAGGCTGCAGCCTGGATCTGGCCCTTTCTCCCTGCTGCAGCTTGAGCCTGGCTGTGTGTTACGGGTGGGACGTATCAGGGAGGGGGGCTTCAAGGGTCTAGGCAGTGTGGCCGGTGTGGACGGGACCCTGCCCCACGGCCACCCTCCCCCGCTTGGCCCTGGGGGATGGCTCTTCTGTCCCAGCCTCCGCGGTCCTGGCTGGAGCGGGCTCACTCTTgcctctccctccccaggctgACTGGCAGCGAGCCCCTGACCATCCTCCCGCTGACCCTGGAGCCTGAGACGGCTGCCCAGGCTCACTACAAGGCCTGTGATCGGCTGAAATTGGAGCGCAAGCAAAGGCGCATGTGCCGCCGCGACCCGGGTGTGGCGGAGACGCTGGTCGAGGCGGTGAGCATGAGCGCGCTCGAGTGCCAGTACCAGTTCCGCTTCGAGCGCTGGAACTGCTCCCTGGAGGGCCGCTACCGCGCCAGCCTGCTCAAGCGCGGTGAGTGCCCTGGGCCTGCCCAGGTCTGGCCGAGAGCCCGCGAGGCAGAGGTAGGGCCTCAGGGCAGGGGGCACATCCCGCGCATCCCTTCAGGGCTGGGTCCCGGTAGCCCAGGCTGGCTTCCGGCAGCAGCTGGGCCGGCACTGGGCGCCCCCTCACCTCCCTCTGGCCCCCTCCATTCCCTGGAGGCACAGGACGTCTTTGCTCAGTCTCTGACAGGGCCCAAGGACAGactcccctctcctgcctccttccacCTGGGGAACGGAGGCTGGACCCCCTCCACAGACCGAGGACTCAAGGTGGCTCTGGGTAGatgcttagtgaggccctgcacggagccatccccagcactgccaggaCAAGACCACCTACCCTTCCCTCCCGGGAGTGAGCACCAGGAGCTGGCGGGGACGCGAGGCCAGGGCACCCCGGGCGTGCTGCAGCACCTCCTGCCCTCCCAGGGACCCACCCTCCAGGCAGGCGGCACCTCATACCCTGCCCAGCAACAGTGAGGCTGGGCTGCAGCTGTGTGTGACATGGGAACCTCCAGTGGGCTGCAGAGTCCAGGGGCCTGCCTGGCCACCTGACCTCGCTGACCTGCCCCTGCTGACCCCAGGCTTCAAGGAGACCGCCTTCCTCTATGCCATTTCCTCGGCTGGCCTGACACATGCCCTGGCCAAGGCGTGCAGTGCGGGACGCATGGAGCGCTGCACGTGCGACGAGGCCCCGGACCTGGAGAACCGCGAGGCCTGGCAGTGGGGCGGCTGTGGGGACAACCTCAAGTACAGCAGCAAGTTCGTCAAGGAGTTCCTGGGCAGGCGGTCGAGCAAGGACCTGCGAGCCCGTGTGGACTTCCACAACAACCTGGTGGGCGTGAAGGCAAGTGGAGCTGGGGggggggagtgggggtggggggtgagtgcaggagggaaggggtgggcGGGGCCAGGGCGagtgggcagggccaggcagggcaggACAGGTGGAGAGGCGGGGTGCAGAGTGGGTGGAGCTTGGAGCAGTGGGCATGGGCAGGGTAAGTGGGCGGGGCCAAACAGGGCAGGTTGGGTTCAGGGCAGGTGGGGAGGCGGGGCGCAGAGTGGGTGGAGCTTGGAGTGCAGTGGGCGGGGCCAGGGTGAGTGGAAGGGGCTGGGTGAGGGTGTGGGCTGGAACGTGAGCAGCTGGACACAGGATGCCCTCTGGTGCCCCGTGAGACCTCCCCTGCTGTGCCCTGTGGAAAGGAGGAGCTAGAGGTGCATGGGCTGGTCTGTGAGGAGCCAGCTGGGTGCGACCCTCGGATGTGCCCCTCCTGCCAGGGTGTCCCTCAGGCCTGTCACCAGACTGTTTGTTGGGAGCAGCCACAGTGGGAGTGTGTGGCCTGGGGAACCTGGGAAAGGTCTGGGGTGCAGAACCCATTCTCCCAAGTCAGGTCCGTCCAGGTTTGTTCTGCCACCCCATCTGTGGCCAGGCTCTGAGTAGAGGGATAAGAGACCCAACTTAAAGGACTCaagtttcagaaaaagaaattttcgAGCTCTCCAGTAGCCCTTTTGGGGGCTCTGGACTGCAGACTGGGGCCCAGTGAACCTGGCTCTGTCTGTCCTTCACATGGCTCCCCACCAGCAGCTCCTGGTGCTCACTCCCGGGAGGGAAGGGTAGATGCCAACTCAGACGAACACTGGACAAAGCCCCAGCACCCAGACCCGGACCCTGAGCAGCCCAGACCCCCGAAGGCTTCAGGCCAGACTGTGCCTGAGAGTTGCTCCTTGTTGGGAAGGCGGAGTTCTGGTCACCTGCTCACTGTAGGGTCAGGGCTCTGGAGCAGGGCTGGCAGGCCGGGAGGCCGAGGGCAGATGCAGTTCCAGGCCAGGCCCTGCCTCTCCTTTGTGCCTGACCCCTCCCTCCCCAGTCACCCTCTGTGGGCCCTTAAGGAAGAGTCCGAACATGAGGGAGCGCGGAGAAGGCAGCCACGTTTTAATGACGCCAGGTTTCTCTGCAGAGCACCCCAGAGTGGAGTCCCATGGCCGTAGGAGGGGAGGGTGCTGCATTTCTCAGCCCCTCCAGCCTGCCCTCCTGCGGCCACGTGGGAGCTCAGTGGTCTGCCTCGGAGCCCGCCTGGGAGGgcgcctctcccctccccacttgCCTCTGCCCCAGGACTCAGGAGGTCCAGCTGGAGAGCCCATGGGAAAGCCAGCCCGTCTCGGGCCCCAGTCTGGAAGAGGAAGCACCAGCCTCCTCCCAGACGCGGATGTTGGTGCTCAGCCGCGCCTGCTCCCGAGAGGAGGCTGTCCCAGCAGGTGGCGTCTCCTTCCTTCTTGGAAGCTGCTCTCACTGGAGTGGATCTGCCCCTCCGCGGTCTGCGGACCAGCAGCGGGGGCTCTGGGCCATGCCTGTGTGGTCCCCATCAACTGGTGGGGACACGGTCAGCCCAGATGCAGTCCACTGGGCCCGGTCACACGTATCCGGCCTGTCCAGTGAGTGACATTCTGAGACACAGGAGACCTCAGTGTTGAGGAGGCAGAGGGCTGGGCAGCCAGGCAGGACGGTGTCTCAGCAGGGTATGGCGTCTACTCAGGGGTCTGCCGGGGCTGCCTGGAAGCCCAGGTCAGTCATAGGATCTCAGTCCTGGGTGGCCTCTGGCTTGGGCCAGCGAGTGGAGGCTCCATGTCGGATAGACAGTGGTGACCCCTGCTGGCCAGGTCTGGGTCTGCTGTGGGTGAGGGACGGTGAAGTCCAGCCCTGAGTGGGCGGTTGGTCTGTCCTCTGGTCCTCGGGCCCACCTGGCATGCCGCTCACCTCTACTGCCTTCTGCAGGTGATCAAGGCCGGGGTGGAGACCACCTGCAAGTGCCACGGAGTGTCGGGCTCCTGCACGGTGCGGACTTGCTGGCGGCAGCTGGCGCCCTTCCACGAGGTGGGCAAGCACCTGAAGCACAAGTACGAGACGGCGCTCAAGGTGGGCAGCACCACCAACGAGGCCACTGGAGAGGCAGGCGCCATCGCCCCACCGCGGGGCCGGGCCTCAGGGGCCGGCAGTGGTGACCCACTGCCCCGCACACCCGAGCTCGTACACCTGGATGACTCACCCAGCTTCTGCCTGGCCGGCCGCTTCTCCCCAGGCACAGCTGGCCGCAGGTGCCACCGTGAGAAGAACTGTGAGAGCATCTGCTGTGGCCGCGGCCACAACACGCAGAGCCGGGTGGTGACAAGGCCCTGCCAGTGCCAGGTACGCTGGTGCTGCTATGTGGAGTGCCGGCAGTGCACACAGCGAGAGGAGGTCTACACCTGCAagggctgagccccagccctgcagccctgccGCGTGGGTGTAGGCCGTGCACACAGCGAGAGGAGGTCTACACCTGCAggggctgagccccagccctgcagccctgccGCGTGGGTGTAGGCCGTGCACACAGTGAGAGGAGGTCTACACCTGCAagggctgagccccagccctgcagccctgccGCGTGGGGTGTAGGCTGTGCACACAGAGGAGGTCTACACCTGCAggggctgagccccagccctgcagccctgccGCGTGGGGTGTAGGCCGTGCACACAGCGAGAGGAGGTCTACACCTGCAagggctgagccccagccctgcagccctgccGCGTGGGTGTAGGCCGTGCACACAGCGAGAGGAGGTCTACACCTGCAagggctgagccccagccctgcagccctgccGCGTGGGTGTAGGCCGTGCACACAGCGAGAGGAGGTCTACACCTGCAggggctgagccccagccctgcagccctgccGCGTGGGGTGTAGGCTGTGCACACAGAGGAGGTCTACACCTGCAggggctgagccccagccctgcagccctgccGCGTGGGGTGTAGGCCGTGCACACAGAGGAGGTCTACACCTGCAggggctgagccccagccctgcagccctgccGCGTGGGTGTAGGCCGTGCACCAGCGAGAGGAGGTCTACACCTGCAagggctgagccccagccctgcagccctgccaTGTGGGGTGTAGGCCGTGCACACAGCGAGAAGAGGTCTACACCTGCAggggctgagccccagccctgcagccctgccGCGTGGGGTGTAGGCCGTGCACACAGCGAGAAGAGGTCTACACCTGCAggggctgagccccagccctgcagccctgccGCGTGGGTGTAGGCCGTGCACACAGCGAGAAGAGGTCTACACCTGCAggggctgagccccagccctgcagccctgccaTGTGGGGTGTAGCCTGTGCACACAGCGAGAGGAGGTCTACACCTGCAGAGGCTGAGCCCCAACTCTCCAGCCCTGCCGCATGCGGTGTAGCCATGCACACAGCGAGAGGAGGTCTACACCTGCAGGGGCTGagcccccagccctccagccctgGGGCATGGAGTGCCGGCAGTGCACACAGCGAGAGGAGGTCTACACCTGCAagggctgagccccagccctgcagccctgccGCGTGGGGTGTAGGCTGTGCACACAGCGAGAGGAGGTCTACACCTGCAggggctgagccccagccctgcagccctgccGCGTGGGGTGTAGGCCGTGCACACAGAGGAGGTCTACACCTGCAGGGGCTaagccccagccctgcagccctgccGCGTGGGTGTAGGCCGTGCACACAGCGAGAGGAGGTCTACACCTGCAAGGGCTgagcccccagccctgcagccctgccGCGTGGGTGTAGGCCGTGCACACAGAGGAGGTCTACACCTGCAGGGGCTaagcccccagccctgcagccctgccGCGTGGGGTGTAGGCTGTGCACACAGAGGAGGTCTACACCTGCAggggctgagccccagccctccagccctgcCGCGTGGGGTGTAGCCATGCGCACAGCGAGAGGAGGTCTACACCTGCAGGGGCTGagcccccagccctccagccctgcCGCGTGGGGTGTAGCCGTGCACACACAGGAGGTCTACACCTGCAGGGGCTGAGCCCTGGCTGCCAGCAGCGCATAGCAGGAGGCAGCTCCAACTGCAAGGACTGTGCATCCGCTGTTTCATCAGCCGGGGTCCCGGGTTGGTGGCTGGGTCAGCTGTCTCCCCCTTTGGAAGGCCCAGAGGTGGGGCCAGCTTCCCTCTGGCCTCCCCAACCTCTGCGCTCCTGCCCAGGGCCTTAGTGTCCTCCCCGTGACCCGAGAGCGTTGCCACAATGCTTTCTGAGCTGTCTCCCTCCCTGACTCCAGTGTCCTGTCAGGGCCCAAGTCCCTCGACTGCCCCTCCCGGCCTCGGGGCTCCCTCCGAGGCTTGGAGGGCCGCGCACCTTGGTGACCACGTGGCTGCCAGGGGTACCCAGCACCAGCACTGTCTTCAGAGAGCCAAACCACTAGGAGAGCGTGCAGCCCTCCATCTCAAGGGCCCTGCTGCCCAGGTGCCCGGGCCGGGAGGACTCTGCCATCCCTCTCTGACACCAAGCACTTCTCTTTGGAGTGAGTATCAGTGActaagttattattattatattatattattattattattattatttaactaatataataattattatttcctcCATCCCCACTGCCTCTTGGGCTGactctttcctgtcttgcctGAGCTGGTCAGGCAGGGCTCCTCTGCCCCTCTGCTCCATGCTTCCTCCTGTCCTGTTTGCTCTGTCGTTTGAAACCACTAAATCAAGATGCCGTTGTTAAGTGAAGCAAGTGGACTGCAGGGCTTCTGGAAGGCAGCCCCCACCCGTGCAGGGGTCAGTGCCActtgctggctgtgtgggcagacAGCCAGGCACCAGGGTCTCTCGGGGCGGCAGGGCGCGGTGCAAGAGGCAAGGCCGTCCTTTGGAGGTTCGTCCCATGGAGAGACCACACTTGCCAGCGTGTCACAGGGTGGGGGCCAGCAGGGGCGGCTGCACGTGGAGTCTCTGGCCGGCCTCTGAGGGGATACCCTTCTTTGGGGCCGTGCTGTTGTCTTTTTGGGGGGGTGACTGACACTGACCTGGTTTGGTTTGAGCGTGTGTGTCCGTGTGCGCTGTGTGAGTgggtcgtgtgtgtgtgtgctgtgctgGTGTGGTCAGCGGTCACCTGGGTGACCCACACGTGGCCCTTCTCCCAGAGACCTGACCCGCAGCTCTTTTGGGTGGGTTGCTCGGTGTGGAACTACTGAGCAGGGAGCAGGTCCTCAGAGCCGGGTCCAGAAGCCCCTTTATGTGGACGTGGGTCTTGGTCCTTCTGGGTGGTATCCACACAGGTTACTCTGCGTTCAGATCACAGCCCTCCGGCAAGCGCCATCCAGCAAGTGAGTGCAGGGGCAGCGTGTGGGCCCCAGCGAGGTGGCCAGGGTGCCCGTCCTCCCAGGGGTCCACGCCCGCCAGGGTCCCTGGCACCCCCTCCCTACTGGAGCTCAGTCACTAATGTCTGTGGAAGGACTTCCAAGGGGAAGGGTCTTTACCAACACCACACGTAGCTCTAAGTCCTCCAGTGCCGAAGAGTGTCCTCTAACCGAGGCAGAGCGAGGAAGTCCACTACAGCCTCTGGCTGCGCGGGAGCCACTCCCTGCCGGAGCCTCTGATCCCCTGCTTCTCGCGTGGGGCAGCGTGGAAGGAGCTGCCCCAGGGGCGTGAGCAGCGTCTCCCTCTCCGGCCACCTGCTCCACGCCGgccgcctgggcctgggcctgcctCTGGCCGTCCTCTGCTGAGGCTCCAGAGCCCGTTGATCTCTACCTCATCTGCAGCGAGTCGGTGTGTCCCTGAGTGACTGTGGAGATGTATTTATTTAACAGCTTTGTGTCATACAAACAAGAAATGGAAGTACTAAATAAATGTCTTAAATTATGCGCACACCAGCCTGCTGCCTTCACAGAGGCCCCAGGGTccaggaggacgaggaggaggacgcggagggaggcaggcagagggagggcgGGGGAGGACCAGGAGCCCCTCACGGTGGGCTCGGTCCCCACGCCCTGTGCTGCCCCAGCCCCCTGGTCTGGTCTCTCCTCACCTCCTGTGCCTGGCCCCAGCCCCTGGTCTGGTCTCTCCTCACCTCCTGTGCCTGGCCCCAGCCCCCTGGTCTCTCCTCACCTCCTGTGCCTGGCCCCAGCCCCCTGGTCTGGTCTCTCCTCACCTCCTGTGTCTGGCCCCAGCCCCTGGTCTGGTCTCTCCTCAACTCCTGTGTCTGGCCCCAGTCCCTGGTCTGGTCTCTCCTCACCTCCTGTGTCTGGCCCCAGCCCCCTGGTCTGGTCTCTCCTCACCTCCTGTGTCTGGCCCCAGCCCCTGGTCTGGTCTCTCCTCACCTCCTGTGCCTGGCCCAGCCCCCTGGTCTGGTCTCTCCTCAACTCCTGTGTCTGGCCCCAGCCCCTGGTCTGGTCTCTCCTCACCTCCTGTGTCTGGCCCCAGCCCCTGGTCTGGTCTCTCCTCACCTCCTGTGCCTGGCCCAGCCCCCTGGTCTGGTCTCTCCTCACCTCCTGTGTCTGGCCCCAGCCCCTGGTCTGGTCTCTCCTCACCTCCTGTGTCTGGCCCCAGCCCCTGGTCTGGTCTCTCCTCACCCCTGTGCCTGGCCCCAGCCCCCTGGTCTCTCCTCACCTCCTGTGTCTGGCCCCAGCCCCTGGTCTGGTCTCTCCTCACCTCCTGTGCCTGGCCCAGCCCCCTGGTCTGGTCTCTCCTCACCTCCTGTGTCTGGCCCCAGCCCCTGGTCTGGTCTCTCCTCACCTCCTGTGCCTGGCCCAGCCCCCTGGTCTGGTCTCTCCTCACCTCCTGTGCCTGGCCCAGCCCCCTGGTCTGGTCTCTCCTCACCTCCTGTGTCTGACCCCAGCCCCCTGGTCTGGTCTCTCCTCACCTCCCCAGGTTCTCAGGTGATGGTCCCCACCCCAGGTTTGGCCTTCCCCACGTCCACCTGTGGTTTCGTACCACAGCGCCAGAAACCCTCTGAGGCTCTTGCTAGTGCCCTGACTCCCGAGTCTCCGCCACCTCAAGCCCCGTGCCTGTCCCCTGGGCCAGGGTCTGTCCCCACCACTGGGACATCTGGGGAGCAGCTGCCCACAGCGGAACGCAGGTGTTGGCCTCACTCGAATTCCCGATTTCCTTCCTGACCCCAGGACCCCTCTGGGAAGGGAGGACGACCCAGTGCTGGGTCCCCACCTCCAGCCTTGCCCTTGCTGGCCGATGCCCTCCCTCAGGGCATCCTTTGCTCCAGGCCAGGCCTGAG encodes:
- the Wnt9a gene encoding protein Wnt-9a isoform X2, whose translation is MLDGSLLARWLAAAFGLTLLLAALRPSAAYFGLTGSEPLTILPLTLEPETAAQAHYKACDRLKLERKQRRMCRRDPGVAETLVEAVSMSALECQYQFRFERWNCSLEGRYRASLLKRGFKETAFLYAISSAGLTHALAKACSAGRMERCTCDEAPDLENREAWQWGGCGDNLKYSSKFVKEFLGRRSSKDLRARVDFHNNLVGVKVIKAGVETTCKCHGVSGSCTVRTCWRQLAPFHEVGKHLKHKYETALKVGSTTNEATGEAGAIAPPRGRASGAGSGDPLPRTPELVHLDDSPSFCLAGRFSPGTAGRRCHREKNCESICCGRGHNTQSRVVTRPCQCQVRWCCYVECRQCTQREEVYTCRG
- the Wnt9a gene encoding protein Wnt-9a isoform X3; the protein is MLDGSLLARWLAAAFGLTLLLAALRPSAAYFGLTGSEPLTILPLTLEPETAAQAHYKACDRLKLERKQRRMCRRDPGVAETLVEAVSMSALECQYQFRFERWNCSLEGRYRASLLKRGFKETAFLYAISSAGLTHALAKACSAGRMERCTCDEAPDLENREAWQWGGCGDNLKYSSKFVKEFLGRRSSKDLRARVDFHNNLVGVKVIKAGVETTCKCHGVSGSCTVRTCWRQLAPFHEVGKHLKHKYETALKVGSTTNEATGEAGAIAPPRGRASGAGSGDPLPRTPELVHLDDSPSFCLAGRFSPGTAGRRCHREKNCESICCGRGHNTQSRVVTRPCQCQVRWCCYVECRQCTQREEVYTCKG
- the Wnt9a gene encoding protein Wnt-9a isoform X1, giving the protein MLDGSLLARWLAAAFGLTLLLAALRPSAAYFGLTGSEPLTILPLTLEPETAAQAHYKACDRLKLERKQRRMCRRDPGVAETLVEAVSMSALECQYQFRFERWNCSLEGRYRASLLKRGFKETAFLYAISSAGLTHALAKACSAGRMERCTCDEAPDLENREAWQWGGCGDNLKYSSKFVKEFLGRRSSKDLRARVDFHNNLVGVKVIKAGVETTCKCHGVSGSCTVRTCWRQLAPFHEVGKHLKHKYETALKVGSTTNEATGEAGAIAPPRGRASGAGSGDPLPRTPELVHLDDSPSFCLAGRFSPGTAGRRCHREKNCESICCGRGHNTQSRVVTRPCQCQVRWCCYVECRQCTQREEVYTCKG